The following coding sequences lie in one Cronobacter universalis NCTC 9529 genomic window:
- a CDS encoding type 1 fimbrial protein yields the protein MHKPLFVTLITAALVGFSGPGLAQAGGTIAFHGAIVEESCSVAQQTARIEVSCPRGNQVHRQSIALRSSGVRERDSQWVHSRLDYLNPSHTLAILTLTYR from the coding sequence ATGCACAAGCCGCTTTTCGTTACGCTCATTACCGCAGCACTCGTCGGTTTCTCTGGTCCTGGCCTTGCGCAGGCGGGCGGAACGATTGCCTTTCATGGCGCGATTGTTGAAGAAAGCTGTTCGGTCGCGCAGCAGACGGCGCGCATTGAGGTGTCCTGCCCGCGCGGCAATCAGGTTCACCGTCAGTCGATTGCACTGCGTTCGTCCGGCGTACGCGAACGCGATTCTCAATGGGTGCACAGCCGCCTCGATTATCTTAATCCTTCGCATACGCTCGCTATTCTGACGCTGACCTATCGTTGA
- a CDS encoding phospholipase D family protein, producing MTKKTSCFTSGYWDNTTNSRAHNTRLGRAIAPTTAQHPHHSGLHPLDDSLDAFAARYLLAEMAEQTIDVQYYIWEDDMSGRLLFGALLAAARRGVRVRILLDDNNTVGMDSTLRLLNAHPNIEIRLFNPFSFRTLRALGYLTDFARLNRRMHNKSFTVDGEVTIIGGRNVGDAYFGAGEQPLFSDLDVLAIGPVVEEVTQDFERYWRSRSVSTLDNVLDVEAEEIDARVQLPPHWKDDPVAQRYLERLESTPFASYIETRTLPLVWAKTRLLSDDPRKGQGRARQHTLLPQRMMTLIGEPKSQFDIISSYFVPTRGGVAMLLALRRKGVKIAILTNSLAANDVAVVHAGYARWRKKLLRHGVELYELKPTRDAGRVPHDRGLTGNSGSSLHAKTFSVDNNQVFIGSFNFDPRSAMLNTEMGFVIESETLAGAIHKRFTRTRREAAWALRLDRWGRINWIEEKDGEEIVWKKEPKTRFWQRLLVRLVYRLPVEWML from the coding sequence ATGACGAAGAAAACTTCCTGCTTTACCAGCGGTTACTGGGACAATACGACGAACAGCCGGGCGCATAATACCCGGCTCGGACGGGCTATTGCGCCGACCACGGCCCAGCACCCTCACCACAGCGGCTTACATCCGCTCGATGACAGTCTCGACGCCTTCGCCGCCCGCTACCTGCTGGCGGAGATGGCGGAGCAGACTATCGACGTCCAGTACTATATCTGGGAAGACGATATGTCCGGGCGCTTGTTGTTCGGCGCGCTGCTGGCGGCGGCGCGGCGCGGCGTGCGGGTGCGTATTCTGCTGGATGATAACAACACCGTGGGCATGGACAGCACGCTGCGGCTGCTGAACGCCCACCCGAATATCGAAATCCGCCTTTTTAATCCCTTCTCTTTCCGCACGCTGCGCGCGCTGGGGTATCTCACCGATTTCGCCCGGCTCAACCGCCGGATGCATAACAAAAGCTTCACGGTCGATGGCGAAGTGACGATTATCGGCGGGCGTAACGTCGGCGACGCCTATTTCGGCGCGGGCGAACAGCCGCTGTTTTCCGATCTCGATGTGCTGGCGATTGGCCCGGTGGTGGAGGAAGTCACGCAGGATTTCGAGCGCTACTGGCGCAGCCGTTCGGTCTCGACGCTGGATAACGTGCTGGATGTCGAGGCGGAAGAAATCGACGCCCGCGTCCAGCTGCCGCCGCACTGGAAGGACGATCCGGTGGCGCAGCGCTATCTGGAGCGTCTGGAAAGCACGCCGTTCGCGAGCTATATCGAAACCCGCACGCTACCGCTGGTGTGGGCCAAAACCCGCCTGTTAAGCGACGATCCGCGTAAAGGGCAGGGCAGAGCGCGCCAGCATACGCTCCTGCCGCAGCGCATGATGACGCTTATCGGCGAACCGAAATCGCAGTTCGATATCATCTCATCCTATTTTGTGCCGACCCGCGGCGGCGTGGCGATGCTGCTGGCGCTGCGCCGTAAAGGCGTGAAAATCGCTATCCTCACCAATTCGCTGGCGGCGAATGATGTCGCGGTCGTTCACGCCGGTTACGCGCGCTGGCGTAAGAAATTGCTGCGTCACGGCGTGGAGCTGTATGAGCTTAAACCGACGCGTGACGCCGGGCGCGTGCCGCACGATCGCGGCCTGACCGGGAACTCCGGCTCCAGCCTGCATGCCAAAACGTTCAGCGTGGATAACAATCAGGTATTTATCGGCTCGTTTAATTTCGATCCGCGCTCGGCGATGCTCAATACCGAAATGGGTTTTGTGATCGAAAGCGAAACGCTGGCGGGCGCGATTCATAAACGCTTTACGCGCACGCGCCGCGAGGCGGCCTGGGCGCTGCGGCTCGACCGCTGGGGACGCATCAACTGGATTGAAGAGAAAGACGGCGAGGAGATTGTCTGGAAAAAGGAGCCGAAAACGCGCTTCTGGCAGCGCCTGCTGGTGCGCCTGGTGTACCGTCTGCCGGTAGAGTGGATGCTCTGA
- the ymdB gene encoding O-acetyl-ADP-ribose deacetylase, producing MSGRINVVQGDITRIDVDVIVNAANPSLMGGGGVDGAIHRAAGPALLAACKVVRQQQGECQPGHAVITDAGDLAAKAVIHTVGPVWRGGHDNEPQLLADAYRNSLELVTANGYSSVAFPAISTGIYGYPKAAAAQIAFETVSDYLTRRPQPKQVYFVCYDEENFLLYQRLLGQYDEQPGA from the coding sequence ATGTCCGGACGTATAAATGTGGTGCAGGGTGATATCACCCGCATCGATGTCGACGTCATCGTCAACGCCGCCAACCCGTCGCTGATGGGCGGCGGCGGTGTGGATGGCGCTATTCATCGTGCCGCCGGGCCGGCGCTGCTGGCCGCCTGCAAAGTGGTGCGCCAGCAGCAGGGCGAGTGTCAGCCAGGCCACGCCGTGATCACCGACGCGGGCGATCTTGCGGCAAAAGCCGTCATCCATACCGTGGGGCCTGTCTGGCGCGGCGGGCACGACAACGAACCGCAACTGCTGGCGGACGCCTATCGCAACAGCCTTGAGCTGGTGACGGCCAATGGCTACAGCAGCGTGGCGTTTCCGGCGATCAGCACAGGGATTTACGGTTATCCGAAAGCGGCCGCGGCGCAAATCGCCTTCGAGACCGTTTCAGACTATCTCACCAGGCGCCCTCAACCGAAGCAGGTATACTTTGTCTGCTATGACGAAGAAAACTTCCTGCTTTACCAGCGGTTACTGGGACAATACGACGAACAGCCGGGCGCATAA
- a CDS encoding TorD/DmsD family molecular chaperone produces MNEFSIICRLLGSLWYRAPQDPVMAPIYGLIREGKLAQNWPLEQDELLARLQKSAQPDDVQADYQALFGLEDARVAPLRSAWVAESSEQEVRSFLTARGMPLGEAPADHFGLLLLAASWLEDQSAEDEIEAQETLFGEFLIPWYETFLGKVEAHAATPFWRTLAQVTREAIQAMWEELQEEDDQGEDEDAPSVE; encoded by the coding sequence ATGAATGAGTTTTCAATAATTTGCCGCCTGCTGGGCTCTCTCTGGTACCGCGCGCCGCAGGATCCGGTCATGGCGCCGATCTACGGCCTGATCCGTGAGGGCAAACTCGCGCAAAACTGGCCGCTGGAGCAGGATGAACTGCTGGCGCGGCTGCAAAAAAGCGCGCAGCCTGACGACGTCCAGGCCGATTACCAGGCGCTCTTCGGCCTGGAGGACGCCCGGGTGGCGCCCCTGCGCTCCGCCTGGGTGGCAGAGAGCAGCGAGCAGGAAGTCCGTAGTTTTTTAACCGCGCGCGGCATGCCGCTCGGCGAGGCGCCGGCGGATCATTTCGGCCTGCTGCTGCTGGCGGCCTCATGGCTTGAAGATCAGTCTGCGGAAGATGAAATTGAGGCGCAGGAGACTTTATTCGGCGAGTTCCTGATCCCATGGTATGAAACGTTCCTCGGCAAAGTGGAAGCCCACGCCGCCACGCCGTTCTGGCGCACGCTGGCGCAGGTCACCCGTGAGGCCATTCAGGCGATGTGGGAAGAGTTGCAGGAAGAAGACGACCAGGGTGAGGACGAAGACGCTCCCTCTGTAGAGTGA
- the csgG gene encoding curli production assembly/transport protein CsgG, translated as MQRLIVLIATILLSGCLTAPPKEAASPTLMPRGQSYQDLIHLPEPKGKLYVSVYNIQDETGQFKPYPASNFSTAVPQSATAMLVTALKDSRWFIPLERQGLQNLLNERKIIRASQENGTVGDNNRMPLQSLMSANVMIEGSIIGYESNVKSGGAGAKYFGIGADTQYQLDQVAVNLRVVNVSTGEVLSSVNTSKTILSYEVQAGVFRFIEYQRLLEGEVGYTANEPVMQCLMSAIETGVIYLINDGITRGLWELNDPGAVNNPVLKKYRDLSAPAA; from the coding sequence ATGCAGCGCCTGATCGTTCTTATCGCCACAATACTGTTAAGCGGGTGCCTGACCGCGCCACCGAAAGAGGCCGCAAGCCCTACCCTGATGCCACGCGGACAGAGCTATCAGGATCTGATTCACCTGCCGGAGCCGAAAGGGAAGCTTTACGTCTCGGTATATAATATTCAGGATGAAACCGGGCAGTTTAAACCCTACCCGGCCAGTAACTTCTCCACCGCAGTTCCCCAAAGCGCCACCGCCATGCTGGTGACGGCATTAAAAGATTCCCGCTGGTTCATTCCGCTGGAGCGTCAGGGTCTTCAGAATCTGCTCAATGAGCGAAAGATTATTCGCGCCTCGCAGGAAAATGGCACCGTGGGCGATAATAACCGGATGCCGCTGCAGTCGTTAATGTCTGCCAATGTCATGATCGAAGGCTCGATTATCGGTTATGAAAGTAATGTGAAGTCAGGCGGCGCGGGCGCGAAATATTTCGGTATCGGTGCGGATACGCAATATCAGCTCGATCAGGTCGCCGTTAATTTGCGCGTCGTGAATGTCAGCACCGGTGAGGTTCTCTCCTCGGTAAATACCAGTAAAACTATTCTCTCTTATGAGGTGCAGGCGGGCGTCTTTCGCTTTATCGAATATCAGCGGCTGCTTGAGGGCGAGGTCGGGTATACCGCTAACGAACCCGTTATGCAGTGTCTCATGTCGGCCATTGAAACGGGCGTTATCTATTTAATTAACGATGGGATCACGCGCGGATTATGGGAGCTTAACGATCCAGGCGCGGTGAATAATCCTGTCCTGAAAAAATATCGCGATCTCTCCGCCCCCGCCGCCTGA
- a CDS encoding DUF1097 domain-containing protein translates to MNRHFSLALTTGLLSALWAWAAVSLGLPSWAGFLGCTAWFASPKGGLTGFLTILFTLCSGVLWAQVIIAGSAVAPGLAWLSYAMTGVVAFLMCIQSRHTLLGFVPGTFIGACATFAGQGDWKSVLPALLLGLLFGVAMKFTGQWLAGRSEPKKTTATEQ, encoded by the coding sequence ATGAACAGACACTTTTCTCTCGCATTAACGACCGGCCTGCTTTCCGCCCTCTGGGCGTGGGCCGCCGTCTCGCTGGGTCTGCCTTCCTGGGCAGGCTTTCTCGGCTGCACCGCCTGGTTCGCCAGCCCAAAAGGGGGTCTCACCGGTTTTCTGACTATCCTGTTTACGCTGTGCAGCGGCGTGCTGTGGGCGCAGGTCATCATCGCCGGTAGCGCCGTGGCGCCCGGTCTTGCCTGGTTAAGCTACGCCATGACCGGCGTGGTGGCGTTTCTGATGTGCATCCAGTCGCGCCATACGCTGCTCGGTTTCGTCCCGGGGACATTTATCGGCGCCTGTGCGACGTTCGCGGGGCAGGGCGACTGGAAAAGCGTACTGCCCGCGCTGCTGCTGGGGTTACTGTTCGGCGTGGCGATGAAGTTCACCGGGCAGTGGCTTGCCGGGCGCAGCGAGCCAAAGAAAACCACTGCGACGGAGCAATAA
- a CDS encoding fimbrial protein — protein sequence MFRVMLCGLLVCLAVIPSYSQAATGFCNTTGGPKIFNVDASTTVTNPDDNQAGKTFTERFGSSESYSAHCDCDDSDLNKDPRPGVNYKGEYLAPATQYGSGYFIRVNDNIDLAAAINIANVGDVTVPFTDIWNKKNNGCSLNSFTTGQSGSLTFRISKPFLGQIVIPQMAVAAIYGTVRPGQYSSEPMAKIFLQGTITVPQSCEINAGEVISVDFGNIFASNFMTRGHKPDGFVDKKTAITYVCKNISDGVALTMTFSGAPANGMPEALATSNPDVGVLLKNDGEQVIPINTGEVPMPLDPSVDISRRTGAVDILTAPVNLSGKTPQNGEFSGSASITVNIR from the coding sequence ATGTTTAGAGTCATGTTATGCGGGCTGCTGGTCTGCCTTGCCGTTATTCCGTCTTATTCACAGGCGGCAACGGGGTTCTGCAATACTACCGGCGGGCCAAAAATATTTAATGTCGATGCGAGTACGACGGTCACCAATCCTGACGATAATCAGGCCGGGAAAACTTTTACTGAACGGTTTGGCTCCTCGGAGAGCTACAGCGCGCATTGCGACTGCGATGACAGCGATCTCAATAAAGATCCGCGTCCTGGGGTGAATTATAAAGGCGAATATCTGGCCCCGGCGACGCAGTATGGCAGCGGATATTTTATCCGGGTGAATGACAATATCGATCTGGCTGCGGCCATTAATATCGCCAATGTCGGCGATGTGACGGTGCCGTTTACTGATATCTGGAATAAAAAAAATAATGGCTGTTCGCTGAACAGCTTTACGACAGGGCAAAGCGGCTCGCTGACATTTCGCATCAGTAAGCCTTTTCTGGGGCAAATCGTCATCCCGCAAATGGCCGTGGCGGCAATCTATGGCACCGTCAGGCCGGGACAGTATTCCAGCGAACCGATGGCGAAGATCTTTCTGCAGGGCACTATCACCGTGCCGCAAAGCTGTGAAATCAACGCGGGCGAGGTCATCTCCGTCGATTTCGGCAACATTTTTGCCAGCAATTTTATGACCCGCGGCCATAAGCCTGACGGGTTTGTGGATAAAAAAACAGCCATTACCTATGTCTGCAAAAATATCAGCGACGGGGTTGCGTTAACCATGACGTTTTCCGGCGCGCCAGCGAACGGTATGCCGGAAGCGCTCGCGACCAGTAACCCTGATGTCGGCGTGCTGCTGAAAAACGACGGCGAGCAGGTGATCCCCATCAATACCGGCGAGGTGCCGATGCCGCTCGATCCTTCAGTTGATATCTCCCGGCGGACGGGGGCGGTGGATATCCTCACGGCCCCGGTCAACCTCAGCGGCAAAACGCCGCAGAACGGCGAATTTTCCGGCTCGGCCTCAATAACCGTGAATATTCGTTGA
- the csgA gene encoding curli major subunit CsgA has translation MKLIKIAVIAALVVSGSAMAFPFHQSAENSTLKIYQQGVNNNTTALQSDAKNSTTEINQLGTANGADVGQGSDDSKILLNQNGFANNSTIDQWNGHDSGVTVNQNGVQNGALVNQTASGSQVYVTQTGYGNHASASQY, from the coding sequence ATGAAATTGATTAAAATCGCTGTTATCGCCGCACTGGTTGTTTCCGGTAGCGCAATGGCATTTCCTTTCCATCAGTCCGCTGAAAACTCCACGCTGAAAATCTATCAGCAAGGCGTTAATAACAATACGACCGCGCTGCAGTCGGATGCTAAAAACTCAACCACTGAAATTAACCAGCTTGGCACCGCGAATGGCGCGGATGTCGGGCAGGGTTCTGACGACAGCAAAATTCTGCTTAATCAGAACGGTTTCGCCAACAACTCCACCATCGATCAATGGAACGGTCACGACTCCGGCGTGACGGTAAACCAGAACGGCGTACAGAACGGCGCGCTGGTCAACCAGACCGCGTCCGGTTCACAGGTCTATGTGACTCAGACCGGCTACGGCAACCACGCCAGCGCCTCTCAGTATTGA
- the csgC gene encoding curli assembly chaperone CsgC codes for MLDLLMIAALSGEVAFKAQPQDAGWQVTPVVTVAHACLCRIEMELRRQGRSGSVVTQQRKVLTLSPDAPLALSTFFLSVAADDTVTLRITVSDSGTASFTGQWSPPART; via the coding sequence ATGCTCGATTTACTCATGATCGCCGCGTTAAGCGGAGAGGTGGCGTTCAAGGCGCAGCCTCAGGATGCGGGGTGGCAAGTGACGCCTGTCGTGACCGTGGCCCACGCTTGTCTGTGTCGTATTGAGATGGAGCTGCGCCGGCAGGGCAGATCCGGTAGCGTCGTCACTCAGCAGCGAAAAGTGTTAACCCTCTCGCCTGACGCTCCGCTCGCGCTGTCTACGTTCTTTTTAAGCGTCGCGGCTGACGACACCGTCACGCTGCGGATCACCGTCAGCGACAGCGGCACGGCGAGTTTTACCGGGCAGTGGTCGCCCCCCGCGCGCACCTGA
- the csgD gene encoding biofilm master transcriptional regulator CsgD translates to MINEFHSLHGQSLLLITKPSLQASALLQNFKSALSLEGKIHNIQRSLEEITTGTLILLDMAEADKKSMAYWKDNLGRRPQTAKVILLNVQDEYPFQEIEKWPHISGVFYATDDEKRVIEGMRCILRGECFFNQRLASYLITRSGFYHFLNCDAVLLTHREKEILNKLRFGASNMEIARSLFISENTVKTHLYNLFKKLAVKNRTQAVTWANHHMRG, encoded by the coding sequence ATGATTAATGAATTCCATTCGTTACATGGTCAGTCATTATTGTTGATCACCAAACCGTCTCTACAGGCCAGTGCTTTATTGCAAAATTTCAAAAGCGCGCTCAGTCTGGAGGGGAAAATCCATAATATCCAGCGCTCTCTGGAAGAGATAACAACAGGAACGCTTATTCTTTTAGATATGGCCGAAGCCGATAAAAAAAGCATGGCCTACTGGAAAGATAATCTCGGACGACGTCCACAGACAGCAAAAGTCATTCTGCTTAATGTGCAGGATGAATACCCTTTTCAGGAAATAGAAAAATGGCCGCATATTAGCGGCGTATTTTACGCGACAGATGACGAAAAGCGCGTCATTGAAGGGATGCGATGCATCCTGCGGGGCGAGTGCTTTTTCAACCAGCGTCTGGCGAGCTACCTGATTACCCGCTCCGGATTTTATCATTTTCTGAACTGCGACGCCGTGCTGCTGACGCATCGCGAAAAAGAGATCCTCAATAAATTGCGCTTCGGCGCCTCCAATATGGAAATCGCACGCTCGCTGTTTATCAGTGAGAACACTGTCAAAACCCATCTTTATAACCTGTTTAAAAAACTGGCGGTAAAGAACCGTACGCAGGCAGTGACCTGGGCAAACCATCACATGAGGGGCTGA
- the csgF gene encoding curli production assembly/transport protein CsgF produces the protein MRRTFAVMTLLLLSHPGLAGNMTFQFRNPSFGGNPNNGPFLLNSAQAQNSYKDPSYDDYKIDTPSALDNFTQAIQSQLLGGLLTNINKGKPGRMITNDFIVDISNRDGQLYLNVTDRKTGKTSTIQVSGLQSGSTNF, from the coding sequence ATGCGGCGGACATTTGCTGTCATGACGTTACTGTTGCTGTCACACCCTGGTCTGGCCGGAAATATGACCTTCCAGTTTCGTAATCCCAGTTTCGGCGGAAACCCGAATAATGGCCCTTTTCTGCTGAACAGCGCGCAAGCGCAAAACTCATATAAAGACCCGTCTTATGACGATTATAAAATCGACACGCCTTCCGCGCTTGATAATTTTACGCAGGCGATCCAGTCACAGCTGCTGGGAGGCCTGTTAACCAACATCAATAAAGGTAAGCCGGGTCGTATGATCACCAACGATTTTATCGTTGATATCTCCAATCGCGACGGTCAGCTTTATCTCAACGTGACCGATCGTAAAACCGGCAAAACCTCCACGATCCAGGTCTCCGGCCTGCAGTCAGGCTCGACCAATTTTTAA
- a CDS encoding phosphatase, which translates to MYPVDLHMHTVASTHAYSNLHDYIAAAKQKGVRLLAITDHGPDMGDAPHHWHFINMRIWPRVVDGVGILRGIEANIKNREGEIDCTGPMLDSLDLIVAGFHEPVFAPQDKDANTEAMIAAMAGGTVHIISHPGNPKYPVDIPAIAAAAAKYQVALEINNSSFTHSRKGSGPNCKAIAAAVRDAGGWVALGSDSHTAFTLGDFHECRKVLDEVDFPEDRILNVTPRRLLDFLETRGMTPIAEFAAL; encoded by the coding sequence ATGTATCCCGTTGACCTGCATATGCACACCGTCGCCAGCACCCATGCTTACAGCAACCTGCATGATTACATCGCCGCGGCGAAGCAAAAAGGCGTCCGGCTTCTGGCTATCACCGATCACGGTCCGGACATGGGGGATGCGCCGCATCACTGGCACTTTATTAATATGCGCATCTGGCCGCGTGTGGTAGACGGCGTCGGCATCCTGCGCGGTATTGAAGCGAATATTAAAAACCGTGAGGGCGAGATCGACTGCACCGGCCCGATGCTCGATTCACTCGATCTGATCGTCGCGGGTTTCCACGAGCCGGTATTCGCGCCGCAGGATAAAGACGCGAATACCGAAGCGATGATCGCGGCGATGGCCGGCGGTACGGTGCATATCATCAGCCATCCCGGCAACCCAAAATATCCTGTCGACATTCCGGCTATCGCCGCTGCGGCCGCCAAATATCAGGTCGCGCTTGAGATCAACAACTCATCGTTCACCCACTCCCGCAAGGGCAGCGGGCCAAACTGCAAAGCCATCGCCGCCGCGGTGCGCGATGCGGGCGGCTGGGTGGCGCTGGGGTCTGATTCTCACACCGCCTTTACGCTCGGCGATTTCCATGAGTGCCGCAAGGTGCTGGATGAAGTGGATTTCCCGGAAGATCGCATCCTGAACGTCACGCCGCGGCGACTGCTCGATTTCCTTGAAACCCGCGGCATGACGCCGATTGCTGAATTCGCCGCCCTTTAA
- the csgB gene encoding curli minor subunit CsgB, translated as MNKLLLSCCLGCLFASSAAFAVNADMAGAEYNFAVNELSRSSLNQAAIIGQEGTRNNALVRQEGAKLQATIVQNGIANQAAIDQQGYANVATVMQTGAANQATISQEGYGNLASVTQQGVGNRASIIQAGTQKTAVVVQRQSMMAVRIIQR; from the coding sequence ATGAATAAATTATTGCTGAGCTGTTGTTTGGGTTGTTTATTCGCGTCATCAGCGGCGTTTGCAGTCAACGCCGATATGGCTGGCGCTGAATATAACTTCGCCGTAAATGAATTAAGCCGCTCGTCGCTGAATCAGGCGGCAATCATAGGCCAGGAAGGGACGCGCAATAACGCGCTGGTACGCCAGGAAGGAGCAAAGTTACAGGCCACGATTGTCCAGAACGGTATCGCCAATCAGGCCGCTATCGATCAGCAAGGGTATGCCAACGTGGCTACTGTCATGCAAACAGGCGCCGCGAATCAGGCAACGATTAGTCAGGAAGGCTACGGGAATCTCGCCTCGGTGACGCAACAGGGAGTGGGGAACCGCGCGAGTATTATTCAGGCAGGGACGCAAAAAACCGCAGTTGTTGTGCAAAGGCAGTCAATGATGGCCGTTCGCATCATTCAGCGTTAA
- the ghrA gene encoding glyoxylate/hydroxypyruvate reductase GhrA encodes MEILFYHPTFDVDEWAALLQRHLPQARLRAWQPGDNAAADYALVWHPPYEMLRGRMNLKAIFALGAGVDSLLSRLNEHPDLLPPGVPLYRMEDTGMAAQMQEYAISQVLHWFRRFDDYAALQREARWEPLEAYRHGDFTVGVLGAGVLGGQVAQSLSRFGFPVRSWSRSRKTRAGVESFAGADELSAFLHGTRVLVNLLPNTPETAGIINAQLLAALDDNAYVLNLARGVHLVEEDLLAALERGKVKGAMLDVFQQEPLPHESPLWRHPRVRITPHVAAVTLPEEAAAFIAQTITRIERGDMPPNQVDVARGY; translated from the coding sequence GTGGAGATCCTCTTTTACCATCCCACCTTTGATGTTGACGAGTGGGCGGCTTTACTGCAACGCCATCTGCCGCAGGCGCGCCTTCGCGCCTGGCAGCCCGGCGATAACGCCGCGGCGGATTACGCGCTGGTCTGGCATCCGCCGTATGAAATGCTGCGCGGGCGCATGAACCTGAAAGCGATTTTCGCGCTCGGCGCCGGGGTGGACTCGCTCCTAAGCCGCTTGAACGAACATCCTGATCTGCTGCCGCCCGGCGTGCCGCTGTATCGCATGGAAGATACCGGCATGGCCGCGCAGATGCAGGAGTACGCCATAAGTCAGGTGCTGCACTGGTTCCGCCGTTTCGATGATTACGCCGCGCTACAGCGTGAAGCGCGCTGGGAGCCGCTGGAAGCGTATCGCCACGGTGATTTCACCGTCGGCGTGCTGGGCGCGGGCGTGCTCGGCGGCCAGGTGGCGCAGAGTCTCAGCCGCTTCGGATTTCCGGTGCGCAGCTGGAGCCGCAGCCGCAAAACGCGGGCTGGCGTGGAGAGTTTTGCCGGCGCGGACGAACTGTCCGCTTTTCTGCACGGTACGCGCGTGCTGGTCAATCTTCTGCCCAACACGCCGGAAACGGCGGGCATTATTAACGCGCAGTTGCTGGCGGCGCTTGACGACAACGCGTATGTCCTGAACCTGGCGCGCGGCGTTCATCTGGTGGAAGAGGATCTGCTGGCCGCGCTGGAGCGCGGGAAAGTGAAGGGCGCGATGCTGGATGTTTTTCAGCAGGAGCCGTTGCCGCATGAGAGCCCGCTCTGGCGCCATCCGCGCGTGCGCATTACGCCGCACGTAGCGGCCGTCACCCTCCCTGAAGAGGCGGCGGCGTTTATCGCACAGACTATTACGCGAATCGAGCGCGGCGATATGCCGCCGAATCAGGTGGACGTGGCGCGCGGCTACTAG
- the csgE gene encoding curli production assembly/transport protein CsgE: MKRWLLCGLAVTLWSAALCGRAVEPEIPGLVTDHTVSSVGHDFYRGFAEKWDTPFDGTLSVNEKPSARWGSWITLTLDQDVIYQTFLFPSRKGADNAVELAIAQANEALKQRQIDKALLSTGDLTGDEF; the protein is encoded by the coding sequence ATGAAGCGCTGGCTCCTCTGTGGACTGGCTGTCACGCTCTGGAGCGCGGCATTGTGCGGGCGTGCTGTCGAACCGGAGATTCCGGGCCTGGTGACTGATCATACGGTCTCTTCGGTCGGCCACGATTTTTATCGCGGTTTCGCCGAAAAATGGGATACCCCCTTTGACGGCACGCTCTCGGTAAATGAAAAGCCGAGCGCACGCTGGGGGAGCTGGATAACCCTCACGCTCGATCAGGACGTTATTTACCAGACCTTTTTATTCCCCTCCCGCAAAGGGGCGGATAACGCGGTTGAGCTTGCGATAGCCCAGGCCAACGAGGCGCTGAAACAGCGCCAGATAGATAAGGCATTACTCAGTACCGGTGATTTAACCGGCGATGAATTTTAA